TAAGTActccaaatgtttcttttacACCAGCCTGACTCACTCTTTCTTGGTGAATGTGCTTTGTAATTCTATTACAGTGGAACTGGGGGGAGTTTCATTCTTTTGGGACTCGACTACAGAAACAGCTTTCAAGTTTAGGTGTTACAAACTGTTTTCTGGCTAGAAGGAATTTCGAGATCCAAAAAGAATTTCAAACTTTGTATTTCATGATGGAGGTGTTGAAGGGAACTTGTCATTTCTGAAGATAAACCCTTTGAATTTGatctttgtgtgtattttcAGGTAACTGAGCTGAATGAGCCTCTCTCAAATGAGGACAGAAACCTGCTGTCTGTAGCCTACAAGAATGTAGTCGGAGCAAGACGATCGTCCTGGCGTGTCATCAGCAGCATAGAGCAGAAGACCATGGCTGATGGGAATGAGAAGAAGCTGGAGAAGGTTAAAGCCTATAGGGAGAAGATAGAAAAGGAACTTGAGACAGTCTGCAATGATGTTTTGGCTCTCCTTGATAAGTACTTGATCAAGAACTGCAATGACTTCCAGTATGAGAGTAAGGttttttatctgaaaatgaaaggagatTATTACCGCTATTTGGCAGAAgttgctgctggagagaagaagAACAGTGTTGTGGAAGCCTCGGAAGCTGCCTATAAAGAGGCCTTTGAAATCAGCAAAGAGCACATGCAGCCTACTCACCCGATTAGGCTTGGGCTGGCACTCAATTTCTCCGTGTTCTACTATGAAATCCAGAATGCTCCTGAGCAAGCCTGCCTTTTAGCCAAACAAGCCTTTGATGATGCCATAGCAGAGCTGGACACACTAAATGAGGATTCCTACAAGGACTCCACTCTCATCATGCAGTTACTTCGAGATAACCTCACTCTGTGGACGAGTGACCAGCAAGATGAAGAAGCAGGAGAGGGcaataattaaaaagcattccTCTGATCTGTCTTTCATCCACTTAACAATCCCTGTCATCACCAATATTACCTTGCCACAGTCACACTAACTGTCTAGTGCTAAGCATATCTGTATTGTACAGCTGTTCAGATTTGCTGTCCACTTTATCAAGAAGCAGTTTCAGATGAGCCTTCGTGGGTGTTGATGGATTGATTGGTTTATTGGCCCTGGTTATCTTAGTTGCACTTTAACAGTGCAGAAAGATATTTACTAAATGAGACATTTTTAGTTTGCCTGTTGATTAGAACAGATGGGAAAGAATAATGGAGAACAACTGAGGATGATTAGATTCCATTTACAA
This sequence is a window from Excalfactoria chinensis isolate bCotChi1 chromosome 16, bCotChi1.hap2, whole genome shotgun sequence. Protein-coding genes within it:
- the YWHAH gene encoding 14-3-3 protein eta; its protein translation is MGDREQLLQRARLAEQAERYDDMASAMKSVTELNEPLSNEDRNLLSVAYKNVVGARRSSWRVISSIEQKTMADGNEKKLEKVKAYREKIEKELETVCNDVLALLDKYLIKNCNDFQYESKVFYLKMKGDYYRYLAEVAAGEKKNSVVEASEAAYKEAFEISKEHMQPTHPIRLGLALNFSVFYYEIQNAPEQACLLAKQAFDDAIAELDTLNEDSYKDSTLIMQLLRDNLTLWTSDQQDEEAGEGNN